In the Azospirillum formosense genome, one interval contains:
- a CDS encoding isochorismatase family protein encodes MLDLMTRSDEALDTIRRTFPVALGDYAMPAGGTGLVIIDEVKGFAAVGCGPLAPAAPNAQVERMIAETDRLARRFAGAGWPICVSLDRHDPDRPEPPYPPHCLVGTGHDELVSELAWLESEPSATLIAKDCINFFVGATELGADGKAGRNRLVDWVNGNRLASVVTVGICTDVCVMDFVLTLLSARNHGMMPTLKDVVVYEPGCATYDLPAETARDLGLPETAAHPQEPAHHMGLYMMASRGALLADTLR; translated from the coding sequence ATGCTGGACCTGATGACTCGCAGCGACGAGGCGCTGGACACCATCCGCCGCACCTTTCCGGTGGCGCTCGGCGACTACGCGATGCCCGCCGGAGGCACCGGTCTGGTGATCATCGACGAGGTGAAGGGGTTTGCCGCCGTCGGTTGCGGTCCGCTCGCCCCGGCGGCGCCGAACGCCCAGGTGGAGCGCATGATCGCCGAGACGGACCGCCTGGCCCGCCGCTTCGCCGGGGCCGGCTGGCCGATCTGCGTCTCGCTGGACCGCCACGACCCGGACAGGCCGGAGCCGCCCTATCCCCCGCATTGCCTGGTCGGCACCGGCCACGATGAACTGGTGTCCGAACTGGCCTGGCTCGAGTCGGAGCCGTCGGCGACCCTGATCGCCAAGGACTGCATCAATTTCTTCGTCGGCGCGACCGAGCTGGGCGCGGATGGCAAGGCCGGGCGCAACCGGCTGGTGGACTGGGTCAACGGCAACCGGCTGGCGTCGGTCGTCACGGTGGGCATCTGCACCGACGTGTGCGTGATGGACTTCGTCCTGACCCTGCTGTCCGCGCGCAACCACGGCATGATGCCGACGCTGAAGGACGTGGTGGTCTATGAGCCGGGCTGCGCCACCTACGATCTCCCGGCGGAGACGGCGCGGGACCTCGGCCTTCCCGAGACCGCGGCGCATCCGCAGGAGCCGGCGCACCACATGGGGCTCTACATGATGGCATCGCGCGGCGCGCTGCTGGCCGACACGCTGCGCTGA
- a CDS encoding BMP family ABC transporter substrate-binding protein produces the protein MTPPLSRRSVLALGAAGLTTLAAPARAQDFAPGLLYAVGQKFDKSFNEGAFTGAEVAKAQFQRGADVVFAGAGVSNFGIFAAAKDGGRLAIEVDSNQNHLYPGTILTSILKRVDLAVERAFAEGRSGAWTPGPRALGLAERGVDCALDDHNRALVTAAMRDRLEEARAAIIEGRIRVADAV, from the coding sequence ATGACGCCTCCGCTGTCCCGCCGTTCCGTCCTGGCGCTGGGCGCCGCCGGCCTCACCACGCTCGCCGCTCCGGCGCGGGCGCAGGACTTTGCGCCGGGGCTGCTCTACGCGGTGGGGCAGAAGTTCGACAAGAGCTTCAACGAGGGCGCCTTCACCGGGGCGGAGGTGGCGAAGGCCCAGTTCCAGCGCGGCGCCGACGTGGTGTTCGCCGGGGCCGGCGTGTCCAATTTCGGGATCTTCGCGGCGGCCAAGGACGGCGGGCGCCTCGCCATCGAGGTGGACAGCAACCAGAACCACCTCTACCCGGGCACCATCCTGACCTCGATACTGAAGCGGGTGGATCTGGCGGTGGAGCGCGCCTTCGCGGAGGGGCGCAGCGGCGCTTGGACCCCCGGTCCGCGCGCCCTGGGGCTGGCCGAGCGCGGCGTCGACTGCGCGCTGGACGACCACAACCGCGCGCTGGTCACCGCCGCCATGAGGGACCGGCTGGAGGAGGCGCGCGCGGCCATCATCGAGGGCCGCATCCGGGTGGCGGACGCCGTGTAG
- the galU gene encoding UTP--glucose-1-phosphate uridylyltransferase GalU: protein MRKPVRKVVFPVAGLGTRFLPATKAIPKEMLPLVDRPLLQHAVEEARAAGIEDFVFVTGRSKRAIEDHFDTDTELNRTLEERGKQDALDVVRHSEIAPGRCFYTRQQVPLGLGHAVWCARAVIGNDPFAIVLPDDFVQGDTPCLKQMVDAYNEVGGNIVAVVDVPRERTSSYGILDVEKDDGRLATVRGLVEKPKPEEAPSTLSIIGRYILQPEVFDHLEKQQRGAGNEIQLTDAMAKLIGTQPFHGLRFEGTRYDCGDKVGFIEATLAHALRRPDMADKVRDMLRKYC from the coding sequence ATGCGAAAGCCTGTGCGCAAGGTGGTGTTCCCCGTCGCCGGTCTCGGTACGCGTTTTCTGCCGGCGACCAAGGCGATTCCAAAGGAAATGCTGCCTTTGGTCGACCGGCCTCTGCTTCAGCATGCCGTGGAAGAGGCGCGGGCCGCCGGCATCGAGGATTTCGTGTTCGTCACGGGCCGCAGCAAGCGCGCCATCGAAGACCATTTCGACACCGACACGGAACTGAACCGCACCCTTGAGGAGCGCGGCAAGCAGGACGCCCTCGATGTGGTGCGCCACAGCGAGATCGCGCCGGGCCGCTGCTTCTACACGCGCCAGCAGGTCCCGCTGGGCCTCGGCCACGCGGTGTGGTGCGCGCGGGCGGTGATCGGCAACGATCCCTTCGCCATCGTCCTCCCCGACGACTTCGTCCAGGGCGACACCCCCTGCCTGAAGCAGATGGTCGACGCCTACAACGAGGTGGGCGGCAACATTGTCGCCGTCGTGGACGTCCCGCGCGAGCGGACCAGCAGCTACGGCATCCTGGACGTGGAGAAGGACGACGGCCGTCTGGCCACCGTCCGCGGCCTCGTCGAGAAGCCGAAGCCGGAAGAGGCGCCCTCCACCCTGTCGATCATCGGCCGCTACATCCTGCAGCCGGAAGTGTTCGACCATCTGGAGAAGCAGCAGCGCGGCGCCGGCAACGAGATCCAGCTGACCGACGCCATGGCCAAGCTGATCGGCACGCAGCCCTTCCACGGCCTGCGCTTCGAAGGCACCCGCTACGATTGCGGCGACAAGGTCGGCTTCATCGAGGCCACGCTCGCCCACGCGCTGCGCCGTCCGGACATGGCGGACAAGGTCCGCGACATGCTGCGCAAGTACTGCTGA
- a CDS encoding ABC transporter permease, translating into MLVFILRRLAQSAVVVVAMSVLVFAGIFAIGNPIDVLISPEADEFERAAAIARLGLDKPMHEQFLRFVDSALGGDLGTSFVHGVPALGLVLQRFPATLELAVCAMLVAVVLGIPLGLWAGLKPDSLAGRVIMTGSILGFSLPTFWVGMMLIMAFAVTLGWLPAGGRGETASLFGVQWSFLTADGLAHLILPAVNLALFKLSLVIRLARAGTREVALQDYVKFARAKGLAPARVVGVHILKNIMIPVVTVLGLELGSVIAFSVVTESVFAWPGMGKLLIDSILQLDRPVVIAYLLVTVLLFVVINLIVDLVYSLLDPRIRLGGGRA; encoded by the coding sequence ATGCTTGTCTTCATCCTCCGGCGGCTGGCGCAGAGCGCGGTCGTCGTCGTGGCGATGTCGGTGCTGGTCTTCGCCGGCATCTTCGCCATCGGCAACCCCATCGACGTGCTCATCAGCCCGGAGGCCGACGAGTTCGAGCGCGCCGCCGCCATCGCGCGGCTGGGGCTCGACAAGCCGATGCACGAGCAATTCCTGCGCTTCGTGGACAGCGCGCTCGGCGGCGACCTCGGCACCAGTTTCGTGCATGGGGTGCCGGCGCTCGGACTCGTTCTCCAGCGTTTCCCGGCGACGCTGGAGCTGGCGGTCTGCGCCATGCTGGTGGCGGTGGTGCTGGGCATCCCGCTGGGGCTGTGGGCCGGGCTGAAGCCGGACAGCTTGGCCGGGCGGGTCATCATGACCGGCTCCATCCTCGGCTTCTCGCTGCCCACCTTCTGGGTGGGCATGATGCTCATCATGGCCTTCGCGGTGACTTTGGGCTGGCTGCCGGCGGGCGGACGCGGCGAGACGGCCAGCCTGTTCGGCGTGCAATGGAGCTTCCTGACCGCGGACGGGCTGGCCCATCTGATCCTGCCCGCCGTCAATCTGGCCCTGTTCAAGCTGTCGCTGGTCATCCGTCTGGCCCGCGCCGGCACGCGGGAGGTCGCCTTGCAGGACTATGTGAAGTTCGCCCGCGCCAAGGGGCTGGCGCCGGCGCGGGTGGTCGGGGTGCACATCCTGAAGAACATCATGATCCCGGTGGTCACCGTCCTGGGGCTGGAACTGGGCAGCGTCATCGCCTTTTCGGTGGTCACGGAATCGGTCTTCGCCTGGCCGGGCATGGGCAAGCTGCTGATCGACAGCATCCTGCAACTCGACCGGCCGGTGGTGATCGCCTACCTGCTGGTGACGGTGCTGCTGTTCGTCGTCATCAACCTGATCGTCGATCTGGTCTATTCGCTGCTCGACCCGCGAATCCGGCTGGGCGGGGGGCGGGCATGA
- a CDS encoding pentapeptide repeat-containing protein, translated as MEERYLRAIRNALVRHQQWLTRDPSMKGRCADLSFHNLSGLGLRRINLSSAKLSGANLSSARLTGADLSRTDLFGADLSKAELSGASLESADLRGARVEGATLEEANLRGADLRKGMMLGADERKPAGNADGSTTFIGSKMARAILSDARLAQCDFSGCDMAGATFSGSDMTGTILIGANLIGAVMERVEMQGALLCGARLDDELRQTLERRGIDVDGTGLVSLAGRMADSISAHQLWVERNAAAGLRLEMQRVDLRGYNFANQLLAGCVMRFCGLRGADFSGAKLVMADLSYCDLREADFTSADLSGCNLRGANLAGAKLWRARLRPVDLAGDGSRLWPTNLAEASLTGADLRDTSLARAILHGTDLTRVRATAETLRGADLSFAVGVEPQYA; from the coding sequence GTGGAAGAGCGATATCTGAGGGCGATCCGCAACGCGCTGGTCCGGCATCAGCAATGGCTGACGCGCGACCCGAGCATGAAGGGCCGTTGCGCCGACCTCAGCTTCCACAACCTGTCGGGTCTGGGCTTGCGCCGCATCAACCTCAGCAGCGCCAAGCTCAGCGGGGCGAACCTGAGCAGCGCCCGGCTGACCGGCGCCGACCTGTCGCGCACCGACCTGTTCGGCGCCGATCTGTCGAAGGCCGAGCTTTCCGGTGCGTCGCTTGAAAGCGCCGACCTGCGCGGCGCGCGGGTGGAGGGCGCCACGCTGGAGGAGGCCAACCTGCGCGGCGCCGACCTGCGCAAGGGCATGATGCTGGGGGCCGACGAACGCAAGCCGGCGGGCAACGCCGACGGCAGCACCACCTTCATCGGCTCCAAGATGGCCCGCGCCATCCTGTCCGACGCCCGTCTGGCGCAATGCGACTTTTCCGGCTGCGACATGGCCGGGGCGACCTTCTCCGGCAGCGACATGACCGGAACGATCCTGATCGGCGCCAACCTGATCGGCGCGGTGATGGAGCGGGTGGAGATGCAGGGTGCCCTGCTGTGCGGCGCCCGGCTGGACGACGAACTGCGCCAGACGCTGGAGCGGCGCGGCATCGACGTGGACGGCACCGGGCTGGTCAGCCTCGCCGGGCGGATGGCCGACAGCATTTCCGCCCACCAGCTCTGGGTCGAGCGCAACGCCGCCGCCGGCCTGCGGCTGGAGATGCAGCGCGTCGACCTGCGCGGCTACAACTTCGCCAACCAGCTTCTGGCCGGTTGCGTGATGCGCTTCTGCGGGTTGCGCGGGGCGGATTTCTCCGGGGCGAAGCTGGTGATGGCGGATCTGTCCTACTGCGACCTGCGCGAGGCGGACTTCACCAGCGCCGACCTGTCCGGCTGCAACCTGCGCGGGGCGAATCTGGCGGGGGCCAAGCTGTGGCGGGCACGGCTGCGCCCGGTGGACCTCGCCGGGGACGGCAGCCGCCTGTGGCCGACCAACCTCGCCGAGGCCAGCCTGACCGGTGCCGATCTGCGCGACACCAGCCTCGCCCGCGCGATCCTGCACGGCACCGACCTGACGCGCGTCCGCGCCACGGCGGAAACGCTGCGTGGCGCCGACCTGAGCTTCGCCGTCGGGGTCGAGCCGCAATACGCCTGA
- a CDS encoding ABC transporter permease, translated as MSGVIAKAPAVETPFLRLARDFARSRTALAGLVMLVLIVLAALLARWVVPQDPYDLAQLDILDGMMAPGSLGGGGWTYWLGTDDQGRDMLSAIVFGLRTSLLVGVVATLIALAVGVAVGLLAAYAGDRVDGLVMRLVDIQLSFPAILIALILLALLGKGVDKVIVALAAVQWAYYARTIRGSALVERRKEYIEAAQCLALPHRRIMMRHLLPNCLPPLIVVATVQVAHAIALEATLSFLGVGVPVTQPSLGMLIASGYQYMLSGDYWVSLFPGLALLVTIVAINLVGDRLRDVLNPRLNH; from the coding sequence ATGAGCGGCGTCATTGCCAAGGCCCCGGCGGTCGAGACGCCTTTCCTGCGGCTGGCGCGGGACTTCGCGCGGTCGCGCACGGCGCTGGCGGGGCTGGTGATGCTGGTCCTGATCGTGCTAGCCGCCCTGCTCGCCCGCTGGGTGGTGCCGCAGGACCCCTACGACCTCGCGCAGCTGGACATCCTCGACGGCATGATGGCGCCGGGATCGCTGGGCGGCGGCGGCTGGACCTACTGGCTGGGCACCGACGACCAGGGGCGCGACATGCTGTCGGCCATCGTCTTCGGGCTGCGCACCAGCCTGCTGGTCGGGGTGGTCGCCACGCTAATCGCGCTCGCCGTCGGGGTGGCGGTGGGGCTGCTCGCCGCCTACGCGGGGGACCGGGTGGACGGGCTGGTCATGCGGCTGGTCGACATCCAGCTCTCCTTTCCGGCCATCCTGATCGCGCTGATCCTGCTGGCCCTGCTGGGCAAGGGGGTGGACAAGGTGATCGTCGCGCTGGCCGCCGTGCAGTGGGCCTACTACGCCCGCACCATCCGCGGCTCCGCCCTGGTGGAGCGGCGTAAGGAATACATCGAAGCCGCGCAATGCCTGGCATTGCCCCACCGGCGGATCATGATGCGCCACCTGCTGCCCAACTGCCTGCCGCCTCTGATCGTCGTGGCGACGGTGCAGGTCGCCCACGCCATCGCGCTGGAGGCGACGCTGAGCTTCCTCGGCGTCGGCGTGCCGGTGACCCAGCCGTCGCTGGGAATGCTGATCGCGTCGGGCTACCAGTACATGCTCTCGGGCGATTACTGGGTCAGCCTGTTTCCCGGCCTCGCCCTGCTGGTCACCATCGTGGCGATCAATCTGGTCGGGGACCGGCTGCGCGATGTCCTCAACCCGCGCCTGAACCATTAG
- a CDS encoding ABC transporter ATP-binding protein: MTEPLLRVEELKTHFLTRAGAVKAVDGVSLHLARGEILGLVGESGSGKSVTGQSILGLVDPPGRVVGGRVLFNGEDLVTAGEKRLRAIRGRRIAMIFQDPMMTLNPVLSIGTQMVEAVRAHETVSRAEAWERSRRALARVGIASPDERLMSYPHQFSGGMRQRVAIAIALLHSPDLIIADEPTTALDVTIQAQILFEVQKLCRETGTALIWVTHDLAVVSALADRVAVMYAGRVVETGTVAEIIGNPRHPYTRGLLESVPSRNRRGVPLRSIPGMTPSVLDLPEGCAFRPRCDRSTGACTVMPELSGEREGRAWRCWNPVGAEAQGDAA, from the coding sequence ATGACCGAACCCCTGCTGCGCGTGGAAGAGCTGAAAACGCATTTCCTCACCCGCGCCGGTGCCGTGAAGGCGGTGGACGGGGTGAGCCTGCACCTCGCCCGCGGCGAGATCCTCGGGCTGGTCGGCGAGTCCGGCTCCGGCAAGTCGGTGACCGGGCAATCCATCCTCGGCCTCGTCGATCCGCCGGGGCGGGTGGTCGGTGGGCGGGTGCTGTTCAACGGGGAAGATTTGGTAACCGCCGGGGAGAAGCGGCTGCGCGCCATCCGCGGGCGGCGCATCGCCATGATCTTCCAGGACCCGATGATGACGCTGAACCCGGTGCTGAGCATCGGCACCCAAATGGTCGAAGCCGTGCGGGCCCACGAAACGGTCAGCCGGGCGGAGGCGTGGGAACGTTCGCGCCGGGCGCTGGCTCGCGTCGGCATCGCCTCGCCCGACGAGCGGCTGATGTCCTACCCGCACCAGTTCTCCGGCGGCATGCGCCAGCGCGTGGCCATCGCCATCGCCCTCCTCCACTCCCCCGACCTGATCATCGCCGACGAGCCGACCACCGCGCTCGACGTCACCATCCAGGCGCAGATCCTCTTCGAGGTGCAGAAGCTCTGCCGCGAGACGGGGACGGCGCTGATCTGGGTGACCCACGACTTGGCCGTCGTGTCGGCGCTGGCCGACCGGGTGGCTGTGATGTACGCCGGCCGGGTGGTGGAAACCGGGACGGTGGCGGAGATCATCGGCAACCCGCGCCACCCCTACACCCGCGGCCTTCTGGAGTCGGTGCCCAGCCGCAACCGGCGCGGCGTGCCGCTGCGCTCCATCCCCGGCATGACGCCCTCCGTTCTCGACCTGCCGGAGGGCTGCGCCTTCCGCCCACGCTGCGACCGGTCCACCGGAGCCTGCACCGTGATGCCGGAGTTGAGCGGCGAGCGGGAGGGCCGCGCCTGGCGCTGCTGGAATCCCGTCGGGGCCGAAGCGCAGGGAGACGCCGCATGA
- the argE gene encoding acetylornithine deacetylase, with amino-acid sequence MMPSPDPAGPSACSPRTLELLRDLIAFDTTSRNSNLDLIHYIRDHLAALGVSSTLVFNEERTKANLYATIGPMDRGGVCLSGHTDVVPVDDQDWSSDPFTLTERDGKLFGRGTADMKGFIAAALAMAPDFLAANLTTPVHYAFSYDEELGCLGVPGLLTRLAGMAVKPRLCIVGEPTRMRVIVGHKGKVAMRCRVHGHACHSSLAPQGVNAVEYAAELVSFLRGMGRRFAEQGPFDYDYDVPFTTVHTGVMEGGTARNIVPSDASFEFEIRHLADHPVAPMLKELRDFARTLEPEMRAVRPEAGFSWETLSDSPALDTPPESEEVTLVKNLAEQNGHGKVAFGTEGALFTSIANIPAVVCGPGDIEQAHKPDEYVELSELARAERFLHRLKDAATKGL; translated from the coding sequence ATGATGCCCTCACCCGATCCCGCCGGCCCATCCGCGTGCAGCCCGCGCACGCTGGAGCTGCTGCGCGACCTGATCGCCTTCGACACGACCAGCCGCAACTCCAACCTCGACCTGATCCACTACATCCGCGACCATCTGGCGGCGCTGGGGGTGTCCAGCACGCTGGTGTTCAACGAGGAGCGGACCAAGGCCAACCTCTACGCCACCATCGGCCCGATGGACCGCGGCGGCGTCTGCCTGTCCGGCCACACCGACGTGGTGCCGGTGGACGACCAGGACTGGTCCAGCGATCCCTTCACCCTGACCGAGCGCGACGGCAAACTGTTCGGACGCGGCACGGCGGACATGAAGGGCTTCATCGCGGCGGCGCTGGCCATGGCGCCGGATTTCCTGGCCGCCAACCTGACGACCCCGGTCCATTACGCCTTCTCCTATGACGAGGAGCTGGGCTGCCTCGGCGTGCCCGGCCTGCTGACCCGGCTTGCCGGGATGGCGGTCAAGCCGCGCCTGTGCATCGTCGGGGAGCCGACGCGGATGCGGGTGATCGTCGGCCATAAGGGCAAGGTGGCGATGCGCTGCCGCGTCCACGGCCACGCCTGCCATTCCTCGCTCGCCCCGCAGGGGGTGAACGCGGTGGAGTACGCGGCGGAGCTGGTGTCTTTCCTGCGCGGCATGGGCCGCCGCTTCGCCGAACAGGGGCCGTTCGACTACGATTACGACGTGCCCTTCACCACGGTGCACACCGGGGTGATGGAGGGCGGCACGGCCCGCAACATCGTGCCCTCCGACGCCTCCTTCGAGTTCGAGATCCGGCACCTCGCCGACCATCCCGTGGCGCCGATGCTGAAGGAACTGCGCGACTTCGCCAGGACGCTGGAACCGGAGATGCGCGCCGTCCGTCCGGAGGCGGGATTCTCCTGGGAAACCCTGTCGGACAGCCCGGCGCTCGACACCCCGCCGGAGTCGGAGGAGGTGACGCTGGTCAAGAACCTCGCCGAGCAGAACGGCCACGGCAAGGTGGCCTTCGGCACGGAGGGGGCGCTGTTCACCAGCATCGCCAACATCCCCGCCGTGGTCTGCGGACCCGGCGACATCGAGCAGGCCCACAAGCCCGACGAGTATGTGGAGCTGAGCGAACTCGCCCGGGCCGAGCGCTTTCTGCACCGGCTGAAGGACGCCGCGACGAAGGGGCTGTAA
- a CDS encoding oligopeptide/dipeptide ABC transporter ATP-binding protein, producing MTSASIAAPILELDGLTKRFSRKLDVVERFARRLGAAIDDRAVQAVSGVDLSIAEGEVVGLVGESGCGKSTLGRMVAGILPPSAGTLRWRGRDLRDLSLADRHHANLKIQMVFQDPMASLNPRLRVADIVGEAPVVHGLVPRREAEAYVAATLRQVGLDPAYLRRYPHQFSGGQRQRIGIARALAVKPDVLVCDESVAALDVSIQAQIINLFMRLREELSLTYLFISHDLGVVEHISDRTAIMYLGRIVELAPTPELFDKPNHPYAKALLDEAPRVSVEKRRFAPIRGEIPSPLDPPSGCAFHPRCPHAMPRCSAERPALRAIAPGRWSACHLNETTGP from the coding sequence ATGACGTCCGCATCCATCGCCGCCCCAATCCTGGAGCTGGACGGCCTGACCAAGCGCTTCTCGCGCAAGCTGGACGTGGTGGAGCGCTTCGCCCGCCGTCTGGGGGCGGCCATCGACGACCGTGCGGTGCAGGCGGTCAGCGGCGTGGACCTGTCCATCGCCGAGGGCGAGGTGGTCGGGCTGGTCGGCGAGTCCGGCTGCGGCAAGAGCACGCTGGGCCGCATGGTCGCCGGCATTCTGCCGCCGAGCGCCGGCACCCTGCGCTGGCGTGGCCGCGACCTGCGGGACCTGTCCCTGGCCGACCGCCATCACGCCAACCTGAAGATCCAGATGGTCTTCCAGGACCCCATGGCCTCGCTCAACCCACGCCTGCGCGTGGCCGACATCGTCGGCGAGGCGCCGGTGGTCCATGGGCTGGTCCCGCGGCGGGAGGCGGAGGCGTATGTGGCCGCGACGCTGCGGCAGGTCGGGCTGGACCCCGCCTATCTGCGGCGCTACCCGCACCAGTTCTCCGGCGGGCAGAGGCAGCGCATCGGCATCGCCCGCGCCCTGGCGGTGAAGCCGGACGTGCTGGTCTGCGACGAATCGGTGGCGGCGCTCGACGTGTCGATCCAGGCGCAGATCATCAACCTGTTCATGCGCCTGCGCGAAGAGCTGTCGCTGACCTATCTCTTCATCAGCCACGACCTGGGCGTCGTGGAACACATTTCCGACCGCACCGCGATCATGTATCTTGGACGGATCGTGGAGTTGGCCCCGACACCGGAGCTGTTCGACAAACCCAATCATCCCTATGCCAAGGCGCTGTTGGACGAGGCGCCGCGCGTGTCCGTGGAGAAGCGGCGGTTCGCGCCGATCCGCGGAGAGATTCCATCGCCCCTCGACCCGCCGTCGGGCTGCGCCTTTCATCCGCGCTGCCCGCACGCGATGCCACGCTGTTCGGCGGAACGCCCGGCCCTGCGCGCGATCGCGCCCGGGCGCTGGTCCGCCTGCCATCTGAACGAAACCACAGGTCCATGA
- a CDS encoding NAD(P)-dependent oxidoreductase codes for MTDARTLKGKTLFITGASRGIGKAIALRAARDGANVVIAAKTSEPHPKLPGTIFSAAEEVEAAGGKGLPILCDIRDDAQVAEAVARTVERFGGIDILVNNASAISLTGTLDTPLKRWDLMMGVNGRGTFACSQACLPHLLKAENPHILTLSPPLNLNPRWFQHHTAYTIAKYAMSLCTLGMSAEFRGKVGVNSLWPRTIIGTAAIAMLKGAAEFDNCRKPEILADAAHAILTRDARTCTGHFFIDDEVLAEEGVTDLEPYAVKPGAPLAPDIFLD; via the coding sequence ATGACGGACGCGCGCACGCTGAAGGGCAAGACCCTGTTCATCACCGGCGCCAGCCGGGGCATCGGCAAGGCCATCGCGCTGCGCGCCGCCCGCGACGGCGCCAACGTCGTAATCGCCGCCAAGACCTCGGAACCCCACCCCAAGCTGCCCGGCACGATCTTCTCCGCCGCGGAGGAGGTCGAGGCCGCCGGCGGCAAGGGGCTGCCGATCCTCTGCGACATCCGCGACGACGCCCAGGTGGCCGAGGCGGTGGCCCGCACGGTGGAGCGGTTCGGCGGCATCGACATCCTGGTCAACAACGCCAGCGCGATCAGCCTGACCGGCACGCTGGACACCCCGCTGAAGCGCTGGGATCTGATGATGGGGGTCAACGGGCGGGGCACCTTCGCCTGCTCCCAGGCCTGCCTGCCGCATCTGCTGAAGGCCGAGAACCCGCACATCCTGACCCTGTCGCCGCCGCTGAACCTCAATCCGCGCTGGTTCCAGCACCACACCGCCTACACCATCGCCAAATACGCGATGAGCCTGTGCACGCTGGGCATGAGCGCCGAGTTCCGCGGCAAGGTCGGGGTGAATTCCCTGTGGCCGCGCACGATCATCGGCACGGCGGCCATCGCCATGCTGAAGGGCGCGGCCGAGTTCGACAATTGCCGCAAGCCGGAGATCCTGGCCGACGCCGCCCACGCCATCCTGACCCGCGACGCCAGGACCTGCACCGGACACTTCTTCATCGACGACGAGGTGCTGGCGGAGGAGGGCGTCACCGACTTGGAGCCCTACGCGGTCAAGCCGGGCGCTCCGCTGGCGCCGGACATCTTCCTGGATTGA